A genomic window from Silene latifolia isolate original U9 population chromosome 11, ASM4854445v1, whole genome shotgun sequence includes:
- the LOC141615346 gene encoding putative indole-3-pyruvate monooxygenase YUCCA10, producing MEKTLVLIVGAGPAGLALAACLTKKSIPFILLEREDCHNSLWKKRAYDRCHLHLAKEFCSLPFKPHEDNAKKYMSKNDFINYVDDYVDHFGIKPRYHHSVEHASFDEVQGKWEIRAMDTLSNVSRVFFSTFLVVATGENGKGVIPDINGVKEFEGDILHSSQYKSGLEYCDKDVLVVGCGNSGMEISLDLANHGANTSIVVRNSFHVVTKDMIWAGMNLMKYFSIKVVDVLISMASNIEFGNLSKYGIHRPDKGPFFLKATTGRSPVIDVGTVAKIREGKIKVRPGISRINKNSVVFQDQIESHFDAIVFATGYKSTVCEWLKDYEYLLKENGFPKNRFPNHWKGKNRLYCAGLARMGLQGVSRDAHAIATDIQATLRSMAYEES from the exons ATGGAAAAAACATTGGTTTTAATAGTTGGAGCTGGACCAGCTGGCCTAGCATTAGCCGCTTGCTTGACCAAAAAGTCAATCCCTTTTATCCTTTTAGAAAGGGAAGATTGTCATAATTCACTATGGAAAAAGAGAGCATATGATCGATGTCACCTCCATTTAGCAAAAGAGTTTTGCTCACTCCCCTTCAAACCACATGAAGATAATGCCAAGAAATACATGTCTAAAAATGACTTCATTAATTACGTAGATGACTATGTTGACCATTTTGGGATTAAACCGCGCTACCATCACTCGGTTGAACATGCTTCATTTGATGAAGTACAAGGAAAATGGGAAATCAGAGCCATGGACACTTTATCTAATGTGTCTAGAGTTTTTTTTTCTACATTTTTGGTTGTTGCAACGGGTGAGAATGGTAAGGGTGTAATTCCTGATATTAACGGGGTTAAAGAATTTGAAGGCGACATTTTACATTCTAGTCAGTATAAATCTGGTTTGGAATATTGTGATAAGGATGTCCTTGTTGTTGGTTGTGGCAATTCGGGCATGGAGATTAGCCTTGATCTTGCTAATCACGGAGCAAACACGTCCATTGTTGTTAGAAATTCG TTTCATGTTGTGACAAAAGATATGATATGGGCGGGAATGAACTTAATGAAGTACTTCAGTATAAAAGTAGTAGACGTCTTGATTTCAATGGCTTCCAACATAGAGTTCGGGAATTTGTCAAAATATGGAATTCATCGGCCAGATAAAGGCCCATTCTTTCTTAAAGCAACCACAGGAAGAAGTCCAGTTATTGATGTGGGTACTGTGGCTAAGATACGAGAAGGAAAAATTAAG GTTCGACCCGGGATATCAAGAATAAATAAGAATAGTGTTGTATTTCAAGATCAAATTGAATCACATTTTGATGCCATTGTGTTTGCGACTGGATATAAAAGCACCGTATGTGAATGGCTCAAG gaTTACGAGTACCTgttaaaagaaaatggatttccGAAAAATCGATTTCCCAATCATTGGAAAGGAAAAAATAGATTGTATTGTGCGGGATTAGCAAGAATGGGACTACAAGGGGTGTCTAGAGATGCTCATGCAATTGCTACTGATATCCAAGCTACATTACGATCTATGGCATACGAGGAATCTTGA
- the LOC141614701 gene encoding putative indole-3-pyruvate monooxygenase YUCCA10: MEETLVMIVGAGPSGLALAACLTLMAIPFILLEKEDCHNSLWKKRAYDRCHLHLAKEFCSLPFRPHGHRTKKYMSKYDFIGYVDDYVTYFGIMPRYHNSVEHASFDEVQGKWKVIAMDTSSNVSRVYLSTFLVVATGENGKGIIPDIPGLIKFKGDILHSSQYKSGVKYQNKDVLVVGCGNSGMEISLDLANHSAKTSIVVRNSFHVVSKEMIWMGMHLLKYFSIALVDILILIACKLKFGNLSKYGIHRPNKGPFFLKATMGRSPVIDVGTVAKIKAGEIKVRPGISKINKDSVVFEDQVESHFDAIIFATGFRSTVCDWLKDYEYLLKDDGFPKNRFPNHWKGKRRLYCAGLARMGLQGVSRDAQAIAADIQTTLNSMSFGKS; encoded by the exons ATGGAGGAGACATTGGTAATGATAGTCGGAGCTGGACCATCTGGGCTTGCATTAGCTGCATGTCTCACACTTATGGCAATCCCGTTCATCCTCTTGGAAAAAGAGGATTGCCATAACTCTCTTTGGAAAAAGAGGGCTTATGACCGTTGTCATCTTCATTTAGCGAAAGAATTCTGCTCGCTACCCTTCAGGCCACATGGACATCGTACCAAGAAGTATATGTCCAAATACGACTTCATTGGTTACGTAGATGACTATGTGACCTATTTTGGGATAATGCCGCGCTACCATAACTCAGTTGAGCACGCTTCATTTGATGAAGTTCAAGGAAAATGGAAGGTTATTGCCATGGACACTTCATCAAATGTGTCTAGGGTTTATCTTTCTACTTTCTTGGTTGTTGCAACAGGTGAAAATGGTAAGGGTATAATTCCTGATATTCCCGGACTTATAAAGTTTAAAGGGGACATTTTACATTCTAGTCAATATAAGTCTGGGGTGAAATATCAGAACAAGGATGTCCTTGTTGTTGGGTGTGGCAATTCAGGGATGGAGATTAGCCTTGATTTAGCTAATCATAGCGCAAAAACATCCATTGTTGTCAGGAATTCG TTTCATGTCGTTTCGAAAGAAATGATTTGGATGGGAATGCACTTACTTAAATACTTTAGTATTGCATTGGTAGACATCTTAATTTTGATTGCTTGCAAATTGAAATTTGGAAATCTGTCAAAATATGGGATCCATCGTCCCAACAAAGGCCCATTCTTCCTTAAAGCAACCATGGGAAGGAGTCCGGTAATAGATGTGGGTACCGTCGCCAAGATTAAAGCCGGAGAGATTAAG GTTCGTCCCGGCATATCTAAAATAAATAAAGATAGCGTTGTATTTGAAGATCAAGTTGAATCTCATTTTGATGCTATCATATTTGCCACGGGATTTAGAAGCACCGTATGCGATTGGCTCAAG GACTACGAGTACTTGCTAAAAGACGATGGATTCCCTAAGAATCGATTTCCAAATCACTGGAAAGGGAAAAGAAGACTATATTGTGCAGGATTAGCAAGAATGGGACTGCAAGGGGTATCGAGAGATGCTCAAGCCATTGCTGCTGATATCCAAACTACTTTGAATTCTATGTCATTCGGGAAATCATAA
- the LOC141614702 gene encoding uncharacterized protein LOC141614702: MTGLNLGVLDGKYDDLSEQSFYMVGGIEEVIAKAEKICRSNAYPIPPLLDPSKLISCPEFFRWIHHDLEPWSQSRISFDHLMEAKDYAAFRVIIVGGRLFIDMYYACVQSRVMFTVWGLLQLLKRYPGMVPDVDLMFDCMDKPAINKTEHSSRPLPLFRYCTTNQHFDIPFPDWSFWGW, translated from the exons ATGACGGGGTTGAATCTG GGTGTGTTGGACGGCAAATATGATGACCTTTCAGAGCAATCTTTCTATATGGTTGGAGGAATCGAAGAGGTTATTGCCAAGGCTGAGAAGATT TGTCGCTCTAATGCGTATCCCATCCCTCCATTACTCGACCCATCCAAATTGATCTCGTGCCCAGAATTCTTCAGATGGATCCACCATGATTTGGAGCCATGGTCTCAGAGCAGGATAAGTTTCGACCATTTGATGGAAGCTAAGGATTATGCTGCTTTCCGGGTTATAATAGTTGGGGGCCGTTTGTTTATCGACATGTATTATGCTTGTGTGCAGAGTAGAGTGATGTTTACTGTATGGGGGTTATTACAACTTCTTAAACGGTATCCTGGCATGGTCCCTGATGTTGATCTCATGTTTGATTGTATGGACAAGCCTGCAATTAACAAGACTGAGCATAGCTCTAGACCTTTGCCCCTTTTCCGGTACTGCACGACCAACCAGCATTTCGACATCCCGTTTCCTGATTGGTCTTTCTGGGGTTGGTAA
- the LOC141614703 gene encoding amino acid transporter AVT6E-like: MNLIGRITTVICVVVYGLTAFSGYLLFGKTTESDVLTNFDIDLGIPYSSALNYVVMVGYILHLILVFPVIHFSLRETVYTLVFPAAGPLSENRQRLLGLTMVVLVFPSYVRDCYLL; encoded by the coding sequence ATGAATCTCATAGGGAGAATCACAACTGTTATTTGTGTGGTGGTTTATGGCCTTACTGCATTTTCCGGCTACTTGCTTTTTGGAAAGACTACAGAATCTGATGTTCTGACCAATTTCGACATTGATCTTGGTATTCCTTATAGCTCGGCCTTGAATTATGTGGTTATGGTTGGATACATTCTTCACTTGATTCTTGTTTTCCCAGTTATTCATTTCTCACTGAGGGAGACAGTATATACCTTGGTTTTTCCGGCTGCAGGACCACTTTCAGAGAACAGGCAAAGGCTGTTGGGCCTAACCATGGTGGTGTTGGTTTTTCCCAGTTATGTAAGGGACTGCTATTTGTTGTAG